A part of Gossypium hirsutum isolate 1008001.06 chromosome A07, Gossypium_hirsutum_v2.1, whole genome shotgun sequence genomic DNA contains:
- the LOC107929914 gene encoding auxin response factor 19 codes for MKAPPNGFLANPAEGERKSINSELWHACAGPLVSLPPVGSLVVYFPQGHSEQVAASMQKETDFVPSYPNLPSKLICMLHNVTLHADPETDEVYAQMTLQPVNKYDREALLASDMGLKQSRQPAEFFCKTLTASDTSTHGGFSVPRRAAEKIFPPLDFSMQPPAQELVARDLHENPWTFRHIYRGQPKRHLLTTGWSVFVSNKRLFAGDSVLFIRDEKSQFLLGIRRANRQQPALSSSVISSDSMHIGILAAAAHAAANNSPFTIFYNPRASPSEFVVPLAKYNKAMYTQVSLGMRFRMMFETEECGVRRYMGTITGISDLDPVRWKNSQWRNLQVGWDESTAGERPTRVSIWDIEPVVTPFYICPPPFFRPRFPKQPGMPDNDNDVENAFKRAMPWLGDDFGMKDSPNSIFPGLSLVQWMNMQQNNQFAAAQSGLFPSMVSSNPLHNSLGTDDPSKLLNFQAPVLPASNMQFNKANPNQVNQLSQAPMTWPQQQQLQQLLQTPLNQNPQQQLQQRQSQLQPQSHLQQQPQPQPPLQQQQQQQQRQQAQPQPQPQQQQPPLQQLQQQQRQQAQPQLLQQQFLPAQVNNGITASNQMPNQNLHQPGVYSQIQQQQQQQQILTSNGQSTQTTLPANKASYPLTSLAQDTQIQQQVEQQPNLVQSQQQQTQLQQNLSQRSQQQPQIQQLAQQGLSEQQFQLLQKLQQQQQSSQQLLSPTGSLSQSPVVQQQPMHQQNQPMQQVPLSQSQQTLGSNGFSTSMLMQPQQLVVSQSQNQNKPLMAMRTHSGLTDGDAPSCSTSPSTNNCQVSPSSFLSRSQQVPSMVVTDPVVEPASTLVQELQSKPDIRIKHELLASKGPDQSKYKSTVTDQLEASSSGTSYCLDAGTIQHNFSLPTFLEGDVQSHPRNNLQFSANIDGLAPDTLLSRGYDSQKDLQNLLSNYGSNPRDIDTELSTAAISPQSFGVPNIPFKSGCSNDVAINDAGVLNGGLWANQTQRMRTYTKVQKRGSVGRSIDVTRCKGYDELRHDLARMFGIEGQMEDPQSSDWKLVYVDHENDILLVGDDPWEEFVSCVQSIKILSSLEVQQMSLDGDLGNVPVPNQACSEIDSGNAWRGHYDDTSAASFNR; via the exons ATGAAGGCTCCACCCAATGGATTTTTGGCAAATCCCGCAGaag GAGAAAGGAAGAGTATCAATTCGGAATTATGGCATGCTTGTGCTGGACCACTTGTTTCTTTACCACCAGTTGGAAGTTTGGTGGTTTACTTTCCTCAAGGCCATAGTGAACAA GTTGCAGCATCGATGCAGAAGGAGACTGATTTCGTACCAAGCTACCCTAATCTTCCTTCCAAGTTAATTTGCATGCTCCATAATGTCACATTGCAT GCTGACCCAGAAACCGATGAGGTCTATGCTCAGATGACTCTTCAACCTGTAAACAAA TATGACAGAGAAGCATTACTAGCATCTGATATGGGCCTCAAGCAAAGCAGACAACCTGCTGAGTTTTTTTGCAAGACGCTTACAGCTAGTGACACTAGCACTCATGGTGGCTTTTCAGTGCCTCGTCGAGCAGCTGAGAAGATCTTCCCTCCTTTG GATTTTTCGATGCAACCACCCGCTCAAGAGCTAGTAGCTAGAGATTTACATGAGAATCCATGGACATTTAGACATATCTATCGAG GTCAACCAAAGAGGCATCTTCTAACTACTGGTTGGAGTGTCTTTGTTAGCAACAAAAGACTTTTTGCTGGTGATTCCGTTCTTTTCATAAG AGACGAGAAGTCACAGTTTCTCTTAGGTATAAGGCGGGCCAATAGACAGCAGCCAGCTCTCTCTTCATCAGTAATTTCTAGTGATAGCATGCATATAGGGATCCTTGCTGCTGCAGCTCATGCTGCTGCAAATAACAGCCCATTTACCATATTCTACAATCCAAG GGCAAGCCCTTCCGAGTTTGTGGTACCCTTGGCGAAGTATAACAAAGCCATGTATACCCAAGTTTCTCTTGGAATGCGGTTTAGAATGATGTTTGAAACTGAGGAGTGCGGAGTACGTAGATACATGGGTACGATTACTGGTATCAGTGACCTGGATCCTGTACGATGGAAGAATTCACAGTGGCGCAATCTTCAG GTAGGATGGGATGAATCTACTGCTGGTGAGCGACCAACCCGAGTTTCAATTTGGGACATCGAGCCTGTTGTAACTCCTTTCTACATATGCCCACCACCGTTTTTCAGGCCTAGATTCCCCAAGCAACCGGGAATGCCAG ATAATGATAATGATGTTGAGAATGCTTTTAAGAGAGCTATGCCTTGGCTTGGAGATGACTTTGGCATGAAAGATTCCCCCAATTCAATCTTCCCTGGTTTGAGTTTAGTTCAGTGGATGAACATGCAACAAAATAATCAGTTTGCAGCTGCTCAATCTGGACTCTTTCCTTCAATGGTTTCTTCGAATCCGTTGCACAATAGCCTTGGCACTGATGATCCATCCAAGTTATTGAATTTTCAAGCTCCGGTGTTACCTGCGTCAAATATGCAATTTAACAAAGCAAATCCAAACCAAGTCAACCAGTTGTCTCAGGCACCTATGACCTGGCCCCAGCAACAGCAACTCCAGCAGTTATTGCAGACTCCTCTGAATCAAAATCCACAACAGCAGTTACAGCAACGACAGTCACAGCTGCAGCCACAGTCACATCTTCAACAGCAGCCTCAGCCTCAGCCACCTctacagcagcagcagcagcaacaacaaaGACAACAGGCACAGCCACAACCACAACCACAGCAGCAGCAGCCACCTCTACAGCAACTGCAACAACAACAAAGACAACAGGCACAACCGCAGCTGCTGCAACAACAATTTCTACCAGCTCAAGTAAATAATGGCATCACTGCCTCAAACCAGATGCCAAATCAAAATTTGCATCAGCCAGGTGTTTATTCTCAGATTCAGCAacagcagcaacaacaacaaatattgaCAAGCAATGGCCAGTCAACTCAAACCACCCTTCCTGCTAATAAGGCTTCATATCCTTTGACATCGTTAGCTCAAGATACACAGATTCAGCAACAGGTGGAACAGCAACCTAACCTCGTACAGAGCCAACAGCAACAGACACAGTTGCAGCAAAATCTGTCCCAGAGGTCACAACAGCAGCCACAAATTCAACAACTGGCACAGCAGGGCCTCTCAGAGCAACAATTCCAATTATTACAGAAATTGCAGCAACAGCAGCAGTCGTCTCAACAATTACTCTCACCTACTGGATCACTGTCGCAGTCTCCAGTGGTGCAACAACAGCCAATGCATCAACAAAACCAACCAATGCAGCAGGTGCCTCTTTCTCAGAGCCAACAGACACTTGGCAGCAATGGTTTCTCAACATCAAtgctaatgcaaccacaacagcTAGTGGTGAGCCAATCCCAAAATCAGAACAAGCCACTTATGGCAATGAGAACCCATTCTGGTCTTACTGATGGAGATGCTCCATCATGTTCAACCTCACCTTCTACCAATAATTGTCAGGTTTCACCATCAAGCTTCCTAAGCAGAAGTCAGCAAGTACCATCCATGGTAGTGACAGATCCAGTTGTTGAGCCTGCAAGTACACTGGTTCAGGAGCTTCAGAGCAAGCCTGATATCCGAATCAAACACGAGTTGCTTGCCTCTAAAGGTCCAGATCAATCAAAGTACAAAAGTACTGTGACAGACCAGTTAGAAGCATCCTCTTCTGGAACATCATACTGCCTGGATGCAGGCACCATCCAGCATAATTTCTCTCTCCCCACCTTTTTGGAAGGTGATGTCCAATCACATCCTCGGAACAATCTTCAATTTTCAGCTAATATTGACGGACTGGCACCCGACACCTTGTTATCAAGGGGATATGACTCTCAAAAGGATCTTCAAAACCTGCTTTCTAATTATGGTAGCAATCCAAGAGATATTGACACAGAGTTGTCTACTGCTGCAATAAGTCCCCAGTCATTTGGTGTGCCAAACATACCTTTCAAGAGTGGGTGTTCAAATGATGTTGCCATAAACGATGCAGGAGTTTTAAATGGTGGATTGTGGGCCAACCAAACTCAACGGATGCGAACATATACAAAG GTGCAAAAGCGTGGCTCTGTGGGAAGATCAATCGATGTGACCCGCTGCAAAGGGTATGATGAACTCAGGCATGATCTAGCCCGCA